AAGAGATGATCGACATCCCCGGCTTCGCCGCGCGCCGTGCCGAGAGCGAGGCGAAGGGCAAGCTGCGGGGCCTTGGCGTGAACTGTTACATCGAGGCCTGCGGCATCGCGCCGTCGAACCTCGTGGGCCAACTCGGCGCGCGGGCAGGGCTCTATGACGCGGCGACGGTGCGGGTGAACGCCACCGGCTCGATCTCGGTCATGGTCGGCGCGCACAGCCACGGGCAGGGGCATGAGACCGCCTTCCCGCAGGTGGTCGCCGACATGCTCGGCATCGACGAGAGCATGATCGACATCGTCCATGGCGATACGTCGAAAATTCCCTTTGGCATGGGCACTTACGGCTCGCGCAGCCTTGCGGTCTGCGGGTCGGCCATGGTCCGCGCCACAGAGAAGATCATCAACAAGGCCAAGAAGATCGCGGCTCATCTGATGGAGGCCTCGGAGGGCGACATCGAGCTCAAGGACGGCATGTTCACCGTCGCGGGCACCGACAAGTCGGTGGCCTGGGGCGATGTCACGCTGGCCGCCTACGTGCCACACAACTACCCGCTCACCGAAATCGAGCCCGGGCTGGAAGAGACCGCCTTCTACGATCCGGCGAACTTCACCTATCCTGCCGGCGCCTATGCTTGCGAGGTGGAGGTCGACCCCGAGACCGGCAAGGTCACGATCGAGCGTTTTGCCGCCGCCGATGATTTCGGCAATGTGGTCAACCCGATGATCGTCGAGGGCCAGGTGCATGGCGGTCTCGCGCAGGGGATCGGCCAGGCGCTCCTCGAGAACTGCGTCTACGACGCCGACGGCCAGCTGCTGTCGGCCAGCTACATGGATTACGCCATGCCGCGGGCCGGCGACGTGCCCTTCTACATGGTGGACCACAGCTGCGCGACTCCCTGCACCCACAACCCGCTGGGGGTGAAAGGCTGCGGCGAGGCCGGGGCCATCGGCTCGCCGCCCGCCGTGGTCAATGCGGTGCTCGACGCGCTGAACCATGCGGGGCATGACGTGGCGCATATCGACATGCCCGTTTCACCGCACCGAGTCTGGAAGGCGATGCAGGGATGACCCTTTGCCCCGGCGCAGGTGCTTGCATCTTGCGCTGGGGAGGGCGAGTATTCGACGAAATATGAAGGGGATGAGGGGTGCCGAACCGCCCCGGCCCCTTCCGCAGGAGGACGACGATGTACAGCTTTGACGTTGTAAGACCCAAGAGCGTGGCGGATGCCGTGGCCGCGCTCGGAGAGGAAGAGGCTCAGGCGCTCGGGGGCGGGCAGACGCTGATCCCCTCGCTGAAGCAGCGGCTCGCGGCCCCCTCCGTTCTGGTGAGCCTTGCCGCCATAGACGAGATCAAGGGCGTGTCGCAAGAGGGCGGCACCGTGACGATCGGCGGCGGCACCACCCACGGCACCGTCGCACGCGAGGTGGCCTCGAGCTACCCGGCGCTGGCGGCCATGGCGGGCAATATCGGTGACCCTGCGGTGCGCAATCGCGGCACGGTCGGCGGCAGCCTTGCCAACAACGATCCGGCGGCCTGCTACCCGGCGGCGGTGCTGGCCTCGGGCGCGACGGTCGTGACCAGCAATCGCGAGATCGCGGCGGACGACTTTTTCGACGGGCTGTTCACCACTGCCCTCGAGGAGGGAGAGATCATCACCGCGGTCAGGTTCCCGATCCCCGAGAAGGCTGCCTATATCAAGTTCGAGCAGCCTGCATCGCGCTTTGCACTGGTGGGTGTGTTCGTCGCCAAGTTCGCGGATGGCGTGCGGGTGGCGGTGACCGGCGCCTCGGAAGACGGCGTGTTCCGCTGGACCGAGGCCGAGGCGGCGCTTTCGGGCGACTTCTCTGCCGCGGCGCTCGAGGGGCTTGCGGTGACGGCCGACGGGCTGATGAACGACCTGCACGGCTCGGCGTCCTATCGTGCCCACCTGATCGGCGTGCTCACCAAGCGGGCCGTCGCGCAGGCGTAACCACGCGCGAGGATCACGTCAGGCGCCCTCCGGCAAACCCGGGGGGCGGTTTCTCGGTATAACGGCAGCGCACTGGCTACCGCGCCAGCGCCAGCAGCCCCTCGACGTCAAGATGCGCCTCCATGTGCTCCGCCAGCGCGTCGAGCACGCCGTCCACCTTTGCCTCGTACCGGACATCGCTGCGCGCCACACCAAGACCTTCGAGCCAGGCGCTGCGGAAGGCGTCATCGGCGAAGAGCCCGTGCAGGTAGCTGCCGCTGATCCGCCCGTCCTGCGAGATCGCGCCATCGGGGGATCCGTCGATGATGGCAAAGGGGCGGGTGCAATCAGGACCCTCGGTGCGGCCAATGTGGATCTCGTATCCCTCCAGCGACAGGCCGCTGGCGGCATGACGCGCGCGCACACGGCTGAGGCGTTTGTCGGCGGTCATCACCGTGCTCACCTCGAGAAGGCCAAGGCCCGGATCGCTGCCTGCCGGCCCCTCGATGCCCTCGGGATCCGAGATGCTGCGGCCAAGCATCTGGTAGCCGCCGCAGATCCCCAGCACATGCCCTCCGCGCCGCACATGCGCGGCAAGATCGACGTCCCAGCCCTGCGCCCGCAAGAAGGCGAGATCGCCGCGGGTCGACTTGCTGCCCGGCAGGATCACCAGGTCCGTGTCGCCGGGGATCACCTCGCCCGGGCCGATCATCGACAGGGAAACGCCCGGCTCCTGCGCCAGCGGGTCGAGGTCGTCAAAGTTGGCGATGCGCGAAAGCGCGAGACAGACCACCTTGAGTCCATGGTCTCGCGACCGGCGCGGCAGGTCGAGCGCGTCCTCGGCAGGCAGGAGGTGGGCCTCGCGGAACCATGGCAGCACGCCGTAACCGCGCCATCCCGTCGTCTTTTCGATCAGGGCGTAGCCATCATCGAAAAGACGAGGATCACCGCGGAACTTGTTGATCAGGAAGCCTTTCACCAGCGCCGCATCCTCGGGGTCGACGACCGCCTGCGTGCCCACCACCTGCGCGATCACACCGCCGCGGTCGATGTCGCCGGCCAGCACCACGGGCACGTCCGCGGCCCGGGCAAAGCCCATGTTGGCGATGTCGCGGGCGCGCAGGTTGACCTCAGCGGGGCTTCCTGCGCCTTCGACCAGCACCAGTTCATGCGCGGCCTTCAACCGCTCGAAACTCTCGAGCACGCCCGCCATGAGCCGCTCGCGCAGCCCGCCGTAGTCACGCGCCTGCGTGGTGGCGATGCGCTTGCCCTGCAGGATCACCTGCGCACCCATGTCGGTTTCGGGCTTCAGCAGTACAGGGTTCATGTCGGTCACCGGCTCGATCCCGCAGGCCCGCGCCTGCAGCGCCTGCGCCCGGCCGATCTCGCCGCCATCCGCGGTGACTGCGGCGTTGTTCGACATGTTCTGCGGCTTGAAGGGCGCGACCTTGATCCCGCGGCGCAGCGCGGCGCGGCAGAGCCCCGCGACCAGCATCGACTTGCCGACGTTCGAGCCGGTGCCCTGCACCATCAAAGCGGGCATGGGTGGCCTCCGTCGCAGCGGGAAAGGTCAGTGAAAATCATGGTGCCTGCCGTCCTGTATCGGCACCTGTCATGCCATCGCGCCGGCCCGGGGACCAGCGGCAATGCGAGCTCAGGAGCGGGCGATGTAGCGGTCGCGTCGATGGTTTATCGCGATCAGCGCGTTGAGGATGACGGCCCCCAGCAACGACCAGAGAACCTGCATCGGCGCGAAGAAGAGGAAAGACGACGCGAAGACCAGCAGGTCGAAGCCGAGCTGGGTCCAGCCCGCCTTGATCCCCCGCGTGTCCTGCAACCAGAGCGCCACGATGCCGACCCCGCCCAGCGTCGCGCCGTGACGGAACAGCGAGAGCAGGCCGATCCCGGCGCAAACCCCGAAGAGCGCGGCGGCCAGCGGCGGCGCGACCTCGACGTGCAGGCCAAGCGGGAGCAGGTCCACCATGCTCGACATCAGCGCCACCGAGAAGAAGCTCTTGACTGTGAACCGCCAGCCGAGCTGCTTCACCGCCAGGACGTAGAAGGGCGCGTTCAGGAGGAAGAACAGCAGGCCGAAGCGGATGCCCGTGGGCTCGCCCAAGACCAGTGCGAGGCCGGCGATCTGCCCGGTGAACAGTCCCGAAGCACGTAGGAACTGGATCCCAAGGGCGACCAGCGTGGTGCCGACGAGGATGCCGTGGACGTCTTCCCACAGCGTATGGCGATTAGGAGGGGGGCTGTCGAGTAGGAGCATGGGGCAGAGATGCTGACCTTTATGCGCCAGGTCAAGAGGGCATTCGCTGCAGCGCAGCGTCAGCGGCGCGCTGTGCCCGAAAAAGAGGCGGAAACGAAATGGGCCGATCCCTTAGGACCGGCCCGAAGTTCATGAACTTGCAAACCTGTTTCAGGCCGCGCCAAGCGCCTTGTTGAGGTTTTCGTCGACCTTCTCGAGGAAGCCCATTGTGGTGAGCCACTTCTGATCCGGTCCCACGAGCAGCGCGAGGTCCTTGGTCATCCAGCCCGATTCCACGGTCTGCACGACCACCTTCTCGAGCGTCTCTGCGAAGGTCATCAGCTGCGCGTTGGCATCGAGCTTGGCGCGGTGCTTGAGACCGCCGGTCCAGGCGAAGATCGACGCGATGGAGTTGGTCGAGGTCGCCTGGCCCGCCTGGTGCTGACGGTAGTGGCGGGTGACGGTGCCATGCGCCGCCTCGGCCTCGACGATCTTGCCATCGGGGGTCATCAGCTGCGAGGTCATCAGCCCGAGCGAGCCGAAGCCCTGCGCCACGGTGTCCGACTGCACGTCGCCATCGTAGTTCTTGCAGGCCCAGACGAAGCCGCCGTTCCACTTCATGGCGCAGGCCACCATGTCGTCGATCAGCCGGTGCTCGTACCAGATCTTCTTCTTCTTGAACTCGGCCTCGAACTCCTCTTCGTAGACCTTCTGGAAGAGGTCCTTGAAGCGGCCGTCATAGGCCTTGAGGATGGTGTTCTTGGTCGACAGGTACACCGGCCAACCCATCATCAGCCCGTAGTTGAACGAGGCGCGGGCGAAGTCGATGATCGAGCTGTCGAGGTTGTACATCGCCTGGTAAACGCCGGCGGAGGGGGCCTGGTAGACCTCCTTCTCGATCACCGTGCCATCCTCGCCCACAAATTTCATCGTCAGCGTACCGGCGCCGGGGAAGGTGAAATCGGTGGCCTTGTACTGGTCGCCGAAGGCGTGGCGGCCGATGACGATGGGCCGCGTCCAGCCGGGCACCAGGCGCGGCACGTTGCGGCAGATGATCGGCTGGCGGAACACCACGCCGCCGAGGATGTTGCGGATGGTGCCATTGGGCGAGCGCCACATCTTCTTGAGGCCGAATTCCTCGACCCGCGCCTCGTCCGGGGTGATCGTGGCGCATTTCACCGCGACGCCGATCTCGCGCGTTTTCTCTGCCGCGTCGATGGTGATCTGGTCCTCGGTGCGGTCGCGCTCCTCGATGCCGAGATCGTAGTAGAGCAGATCGACGTCGAGGTAGGGCAGGATAAGTTTCTTCTTGATGAAGTCCCAGATGATCCGGGTCATCTCGTCCCCGTCCATTTCGACGATGGGGTTCTCGACCTTGATCTTCGACATGGGTGTCCCTTTCGCTGGCTGAGTCGGCTGCGCCGCATGTAGCGCGTTTCCCGTGGCGGGGAAAGGTTTGTATGCAACCGTATACCGCGACGTCGCTCAATTCATCGTATTTTCCGCGTGCATATAGCAAGATCGAAAGCCATCGCCTCATATGCAGGCGTCATGAAACAGAAAGCTGAGGATTTCATGACCGCGCTTCTGCTGGCCTTCGTGCTCTGTATCCACTTCGGCGCCGGGCTCTTCGTGGTCTTCGGCCCCGCCACCGTGTCGCAGGGGGCGCCCCCGCGGCCACGCCCGCGATCTGGCGCGCGACATGGCGGTGTTTTGGCTTGCGGCGGGCGTCAGGGCCGCACCCGAGGGGGCGCTGGCTCAGCGGTCCGCGCGTGCCTCGAGCCGCTTGAGCCGCAGCATCAGCAGGAAGGCCAGGCTGACCTCGACGAAGACACCACAGGCCAGCGGCAGCGGGGTGCCGTCGAACATCAACCCCACCGGCACAGCGAGCCCCACGGCAACCACCGTCGAGAGCGCCCCGAGCAGCGAGGAGGCGATACCCGCAATATGTCCTACCGGCTCCATCGCGATGGCATTCACATTGCCCATGGTCATCCCCATCATGAAAAAGACCGAGACCTGCCAGACAAGGAAGACCGCGAAGCCGAGGGGGCCGGTGAGCCCGCTTGCGAAGATCAGCGTCGCGACTGCCGACAGGATGATCTGCATCAGCAGCACCGCGGTCACGATGCGCCGCATCCCCAAGCGCCCCACGAGCTTGGCGTTGATGAAGCTGGCCGAGGCCGAAAGCACCGCCGCCCCGCCAAACCAGAGCGGGAAATAGGCGCCCTGACCGTAGCTTATGTCATAGATCTGCTGCACCGAGGAGATCATCGAGAACATGCAGGCCGCCACCAGCGCCTGCACGCCAATCGACACCTGCACCACCGGGTGCGCCATCAATTCCCTGATCGCAGACCAGAGCGTACCGGCCCGAAACGGACGGCGGCGCTCGCGCGGGAGCGTCTCCGGCAGGCGAACCGACATCCACAGGGCGATGATCGAGGCAAAGACAACGAAGGCGAGAAAGACCCCGCGCCAGCCGGCCACGGCGATGATCAGCGTCCCGATGCTCGGGGCGACGGCGGGAAACAGGGTGAAGACCATCATCACGAAGGACATGATCTGCGCCATGCCCCGCCCGGCGTAGACGTCGCGCACGATGGCCAGCGCCACGACACGCGGCCCGGCCGCCCCGAGACCCTGAAGCATGCGCGCGGCCAGAACCAGCTCCAGCGTGTCCTCCCCGGCGGCAAGCAGGGCCGCGACGATATAGACGGCGATGCCACCAAGGATGACCGGTTTGCGGCCAAACGTGTCGGACAGCGGCCCGGTGAACAGCGTGCCGATCCCCATGCCGAACACGAAACTTGTCACCACCAATTGCGCCCGGTTGAGATCGTCGGGCGTCAGTTCTTCACCGATCTGCGGCAGGGCGGGCAACATCGCGTCGACGGAAAAGGCGATGGTCGCGAACATGGCCGCAAGCAGCGCGATGAATTCAAAGCGGCCGGGGCCCTTGGGTACGCTGGGCGCGGCTGCGGGGTCAGAAGAGGTCATGGTCAGCAAGGTCTCGACAGAAAACCCCCGCGGCCCCGGAGGACGCGAGGGGTGGGGAGGTGAGGGGTGTTTGAGTGTGACCTAGCGGCAAATGCAAGTCTGCGGAACCCGCCGCGTGCCCCGAGCGCCGCACAGCGTAAGCGCGCCTCGCGCACAGGCCCAAACCGGGGGCGTAAACCTGAGCAAGCCGCGCTCGCCCGGAGGCCGGTCATGCCTGGGCGCGGATTTCCTCGATCACCCTCAGCCAAAGCTCGGTCGGCTGAGCGCCAGGTACCGCGTGCTGACCGGCCACAACGAAGGTCGGCACCGCCTGCACGCCCATGCCGCGCGCCGAACTGTCCATTTCCTGGATCTCACGCCGGTCAGCCTCGGACGCCAGCAGCCGCTGAACGACCGAGCCGTCCATGCCGGAACTGTCGGCGACATCCGCCAGAACCTCGGCCTCGCCAATGTCACGCCCTTCGACGAAATAGGCCTGGAAAAGCGAGGAAACCACCGCGGTTTGCACGCCTTCGACTCCCGCCCAATGGATCAGCCGGTGCGCGTCCAGCGTCGAGGGCGTGGTCGCGATCTTGTCGAGGTGGATCTCGAGCCCGGCCTCGGCGGCCCGTTCAGCGATCGGCATGTAGGCCTGCACCGCCCCCTCCTTGCCGCCGAATTTCGCCTCGAGATAGGCGCGGCGATCCATGCCACCGGCGGGCATCTCGGGATTCAGCATGAAGGGCCGCCAGCGGATGGTGAACGGGTGGTCCGGCTGCGCCAACAGCGCGCGGTCCAAAAGCCCCTTTCCAATGTAGCACCAGGGGCAGATCGGGTCAGAGAAGATATCGAGCGTGGTCATCAAAAATCCGTCCTTTGCCGCCTCATAGCAGCCAGGACGCGGCTTGGCGACAGGCACCAGCCAAGAAATGATGCATTTCGCATATCCCCGAAACACCGTGATCTCGCCCGGCCGACCCGCCAGACACGCGCTTCGGCAGCGTCCGCTGGGGCAGATTGCCCCTAGGGAAGCGGCTGCGGCTCGAGGGGGCAGCGCCTCCTCTGGCGCGGCGTCTCAGCCGCGCCCCCGCGCCTCGAACCGCGGCAGCATGGCCGAGAAGTCGCGGCCGCGCCCGTCCTCGCTTTCGACGAAGGCCCGGTAGAGCTCCAGCGCCCGCGCGCCCATGGGCGTGTCGGCATCCGCCGCCTCGGCCGCCTGCTGCGACAGGCCAAGATCCTTGAGCATCAGCTCGGCGGCGAAACCGGGCTTGTAGCCATTGTCCGCGGGCGATTGCGGGCCAACCCCGGGGGCCGGGCAGTAGGCGTTCATCGACCAGCTGTAGCCCGAGGAGGTCGAGACAACGTCGAACATCGCCTCGCGCGACAGCCCCAGCTTGTCGGCCAGTGCAAAGGCTTCGCAAGTGGCGATCATCGTCACCCCGAGGATCATGTTGTTGCAGATCTTCGCCGCCTGGCCGTTGCCCGAGGGGCCGCAGTGGACGGCTTTCTGCCCCATGATGTCAAAGAGCGGCTTGGCGGTGGCAAAGGCCTCCTCCGAGCCGCCGACCATGAAGGTGAGCGTGCCCGCCGCCGCGCCGCCGATGCCGCCCGAGACGGGCGCGTCGAGGGCGCCCAGTCCGGCAGCCTGCGCCTGCTCTGCCACCGCGCGGGCGCTCTCCACGTCCACTGTCGAGCAATCGAGCATCACCGCGCCCGGCGCCATGGCGGGCAGGATTTCCTCCGCCACGCTCCGAAGGATCGCGCCATTGGGCAGCATGGTGATCACCACCTCGGCACCCGAGGCCGCCTCTCCCGCCGATCCCGCCTGAGCTGCGCCCGGCACGGTCACCCCCGCCACGTCGAAGCCGGTCAATGCGTGGCCCGCCGCGATCAGGTTCGCGGCCATGGGCGCGCCCATGTTGCCGAGCCCGATGAAGCCGATTTTCATGTCTCTCTCCTCCAAAAACTCCGGCGCCAGACGCCCAAGGCTCAAAGCGCCAGCTCGTCCTCTCCCAGTGGTGCCAGCAGCGCCGCGACCCGCTCCTGTGGCACGCCATCCAGCGCCAGGCTCCAGTGCGGCGTGCGATCCTTGTCGATCAGCTGCGCCCGCACCCCTTCGAGGAAGTCGCCCTGCTGCATGATGCGGTGCGCGACGCGGTACTCCTGCGCCAGCGCGGCCGTGATGTCCTCGGGCGCCGGGCCGAGCCGGTCCAGCATCGCCAGTGTCGTCGCCATCGAGAGCGGCGAATTGCGCCGAACCTGCTTGAGCGCCGCCTGCGCCAGATCGCTCTCGGACGAGGCCAGCGCCGCCTCGATCGCGGTCAGCTCGCCCGAGGCGTAAAGCGCGTCGATCTCGTCCTGCGCCTGCGCCATCGGGCTGGCCGGGGCAGGGCGCGCGACCTCCTCGAGCGCCGAGATCTCGCCGGTCTCGATCAGCCGCTCCTTGAGCAGCGGCCAGCGCTCCTCGGCCACGAAGACGTCGGCAAAGCCCGCATGGATCGCATCCCCGGGCCCCATGCGCGCGGCGGTCAGTGCCAGATGCGCCCCGAGCCTGCCCGGTGCCCGCGCCAGCAGGAACGAGCCGCCCACGTCCGGCACGAAGCCGATGCCGCATTCGGGCATGGCGACCTGCGCACTCTCGCCGACCACCCGGTGCGAACAATGCCCGCCGAGCCCGACACCGCCGCCCATGACGAATCCATGGAGGAAGGCGACGATGGGCTTGGGATAGGCGGCGAGCTTGGCGTTCATCCGGTATTCGTCGGACCAGAAGCGGCGGCCGAAATCCAGATCGCCGTCGAGCCCGCGCCGATACATCTCGGCGATGTCGCCCCCGGCGCAGAAGGCGCGCTCTCCTGTCGCGTCGAGAATCACCAGCGCCACCTCCGGGTCCTCGGCCCAGGCGTCGAGCGCCCTCTCGGCCTCGAGGCACATCTCCCAGCTGAGCGCGTTCAGCGCCTTTGGACGGGTGAGGGTGATATGGCCGGCGCGGCCGGTCTTGCGGGTCAAAATATCGGTCATCGGCTTCCGATCAGGCTGCGCGCGGTGATCATGCGCATGATTTCATTGGTTCCCTCGAGGATCTGATGCACCCGCAGGTCGCGCACCAGCTTCTCGATCCCGTAATCCGCAAGGTAGCCGTAGCCGCCGTGCAACTGCAGGCACTGGTCGACCACCTTGGAGCCTGCCTCGGTGACGAACTTCTTGGCCATGGCGCAGAACTTGGTGGCGTCGGGCGCGCCGGTGTCGAGCTTCCAGGCCGCTTGGCGCAGGAAGACCCGCGCGGCCTGCAGCTCGATTTCCATATCGGCAAGGCGGAACTGCAGCGCCTGGAACTGGTCGATGCTGGTGCCAAAGGCCTTGCGCTCGGCCATGTAGCCCAGCGTTGCGTCCAGCGCCGCCTGTGCCGCGCCGAGCGAGCAGGCCGAGATATTGAGCCGCCCGCCGTCGAGCCCGGCCATGGCATAGCGGAACCCCTTGCCCTCCTCGCCGAGAAGGTTGCCGAGCGGCACCTCGCAGTCGTCGAACTGCACCTGCCGCGTCGGTTGGCTCTTCCAGCCCATCTTGTCCTCGAGCCCGCCGAAGCTGAGCCCGGGGGTGCCGTCCTCGACGAGCATCGTAGATATGCCCTTGGGCCCGTCCTCGCCGGTGCGGCACATGACCAGATACGCGTCCGAATAGCCGCCGCCCGAGATGAAGGCCTTGGTGCCGGTCAGCCGGTAGCTGTCGTTGCTCTTCTCGGCCCTTGTGCGCAGCGCCGCGGCATCCGAGCCCGAGCCCGGCTCGGTCAGGCAGTAGGAAAGGACCGTCTCCATGGTCAGCGCCCCCGGCAGCACCCGCGCCTTCAGCGCGTCGGAGCCATAGGCGTCGATCATCTTGGCGCACATGTTGTGGATCGACAGGAAGGCCGCCACCGAGGGGCAGGCCATGCTGAGCGCCTCGAAGACCAGCGTCGCGTCGAGCCGGGTCAGCCCCGAGCCGCCGCTTTCCTCTGATACGTAGAGCCCGCCAAAGCCCAGTTCCGCCAGCTTTGGCCACAGATCGCGCGGGATCGTGCCCGCCGCCTCCCAGTCGCGGGCAAAGGGCGCGATATGCTCCTGCCCGAAAGCCCTGGCCATATCGAAGATCGCCTGCTGCTCCTCGCTCGGTGCAAACTCCATGGGGCCTCCCTTTCCCGATGGTACCGGGGCCTCCCAACCCCGGAAATGAACGCTTGTTCAGAACATGGCGGGAATCGTGGCGCGATGCAAGCCGCCCGCCCACGCCACTTTGGCGCATCTTGTCCTGGCTCCGAATATCCCGTGAGAGGGGCGCGCAGCGCTTCGGCACACGCCGCCGTCAGCCGGCCTCGCGCAGCGCCACCACCCGGCGGATCTCGTCCTCGACCTTGCGCAGCAGCACCGCGTTGTCGAATTTCGCCTCGGCGGTCGCCCGGGCGGCACGGGACATGGCGGCACGGTCGGGCAGGTCGAGCACCTTGGCGATGGCCCCGGCAAAGCCGTCTTCGTCCCATTCCGGCACGAGGAAGCCGGTCTCGCCCTCTGTCACCGCCTCGGGGATCCCCGCGTGCAGGGTCGAGACGGTGATGCAGCCCGCGGCAAGCGCCTCTTGGATGGCGGTGGGCAGACCCTCGGTGTTGCCGTTCTTGTCGGTGATCGAATGCTGCAGGAAGGTTTCCGTGGTCAGCAGGTGCGCACGCACGGCGTCATGCGGCAAGGCGCCGGTGAAAGTGACCTGATCCGCGACGCCGAGTTCGGCGGCCAGCGCCTTGCAGGGCCCAAGCAGCGGCCCGTCGCCGATGAACGTCAGATGCGCCTCGCGGCCTTTCGCGGCGGCGGCAAAGGCGCGCAAAGTGATCTGCGGCGCCTTCTTTTCGACCATGCGGCCCACGGCAAGGCAGCTGCCCGGCAGCTTCTCGCCCGGGACGAAGCGCCGCACGTCGACCCCCGAGGGCACGACGTGGGAATTGGGGTGGGTGACACCGTACCTGGCGAGGTTGTCGAGCAGAAACTGCGAGACCGAGAACACGCCATCGAGCCGCGGCATCATCTTGCGGTAACTCTTGACCCTTTGCGGCGAGGTCAGCGCGCGCGAGGCATCGGTGCCACGGAAATAAGTGAAGACCGGCAGGTTCATCTCGTTGGCCAGCTTGGCCACCACCAGCGCCTGGGTGCCGAATTCGGCGAGGATGACTTCGACGCGCTGCTCGTGCAGCCATGCCATCAGCCGGGTGCGGTTGGCGCCGAAGGGCAGGCGGCCGGTGCCCTCGGTCAGCGAGTTCCAGCCCATCGCAACGGGGGCGATCACCTTATCCGAGAGCGACAGCTTGGCTCGGCGCTCGAACAGCGGCTTGTCGTAGGGGTTCTTGCCGTTGAACCGGCCGCAGAGCACCACCGTGTCGCCGCCGAAAATGTGCTCGATGTGGCGGTTGATGAAGGTCTCGCCCGGCACGTGGTAGTCGGAGGTGACGATGCAGGTCTTGAATTGGCGGCTCATGCGGGATCTCCCGGGGTCTTCTCGCCGCGCCTACATGCCTTTGATGGCCCCGCCGCGCAAGGGCGGCGGGGCCGGTGTCAGATGAGGGTCACTCGCCGTAGGCCATTGCCGGAAGCCAGGTGGTCAGCGCCGGGAACTCGAAGACGATGAAGAGACCAAGCAGCTGCAGCAGCACGAAGGGGATGATGCCCTTGTAGATGTGCCCGAGGTTCACGCCCGGCGGGCAGACGCCCTTGAGGTAGAAGAGCGCAAAGCCCACCGGTGGCGTCAGGAACGACGTCTGCAGGGTCACCGCCACGAGGATGGCGAACCAGACCACCTGCGGGTCGCGCACCTGGTCGAAGCCCGGCACCGCCAGCTCCAGCCCCTGGATGATCGGCAGCATCAGCGGCATGATGATGATGGTGATCTCGATCCAGTCGAGCAGGAAGCCGAGGCAGAAGACGATGAACAGGATGAAGGCGATCGTCAGGTAGGGGTTGTCGAAGGCCGAGAGCACCAGGTGCTGCACGATCTCGTCCCCGCCGTAGCGGCGCAGCACGAAGGCGAAGAAATTCGCCGCCAGGAAGATGCCGGTGATGTAGCCGGCGGTGTTGAGCGTCGAGCGGGCCACCTCGCGGAACACTTTCCAGTCGAGCCTGCGGTTGATCAGCGCCAGCACCGTCGCGCCGAGCGCGCCGAGACCGGAGGCTTCGGTCGGGGTGGCGATGCCGAC
The sequence above is a segment of the Alloyangia pacifica genome. Coding sequences within it:
- a CDS encoding enoyl-CoA hydratase/isomerase family protein, yielding MTDILTRKTGRAGHITLTRPKALNALSWEMCLEAERALDAWAEDPEVALVILDATGERAFCAGGDIAEMYRRGLDGDLDFGRRFWSDEYRMNAKLAAYPKPIVAFLHGFVMGGGVGLGGHCSHRVVGESAQVAMPECGIGFVPDVGGSFLLARAPGRLGAHLALTAARMGPGDAIHAGFADVFVAEERWPLLKERLIETGEISALEEVARPAPASPMAQAQDEIDALYASGELTAIEAALASSESDLAQAALKQVRRNSPLSMATTLAMLDRLGPAPEDITAALAQEYRVAHRIMQQGDFLEGVRAQLIDKDRTPHWSLALDGVPQERVAALLAPLGEDELAL
- a CDS encoding acyl-CoA dehydrogenase family protein — its product is MEFAPSEEQQAIFDMARAFGQEHIAPFARDWEAAGTIPRDLWPKLAELGFGGLYVSEESGGSGLTRLDATLVFEALSMACPSVAAFLSIHNMCAKMIDAYGSDALKARVLPGALTMETVLSYCLTEPGSGSDAAALRTRAEKSNDSYRLTGTKAFISGGGYSDAYLVMCRTGEDGPKGISTMLVEDGTPGLSFGGLEDKMGWKSQPTRQVQFDDCEVPLGNLLGEEGKGFRYAMAGLDGGRLNISACSLGAAQAALDATLGYMAERKAFGTSIDQFQALQFRLADMEIELQAARVFLRQAAWKLDTGAPDATKFCAMAKKFVTEAGSKVVDQCLQLHGGYGYLADYGIEKLVRDLRVHQILEGTNEIMRMITARSLIGSR
- a CDS encoding glycosyltransferase yields the protein MSRQFKTCIVTSDYHVPGETFINRHIEHIFGGDTVVLCGRFNGKNPYDKPLFERRAKLSLSDKVIAPVAMGWNSLTEGTGRLPFGANRTRLMAWLHEQRVEVILAEFGTQALVVAKLANEMNLPVFTYFRGTDASRALTSPQRVKSYRKMMPRLDGVFSVSQFLLDNLARYGVTHPNSHVVPSGVDVRRFVPGEKLPGSCLAVGRMVEKKAPQITLRAFAAAAKGREAHLTFIGDGPLLGPCKALAAELGVADQVTFTGALPHDAVRAHLLTTETFLQHSITDKNGNTEGLPTAIQEALAAGCITVSTLHAGIPEAVTEGETGFLVPEWDEDGFAGAIAKVLDLPDRAAMSRAARATAEAKFDNAVLLRKVEDEIRRVVALREAG